Proteins co-encoded in one Quercus robur chromosome 8, dhQueRobu3.1, whole genome shotgun sequence genomic window:
- the LOC126696312 gene encoding uncharacterized protein LOC126696312 yields the protein MERVVKFSSIDNNSLKLFDREGWGIMYNDFPTPKMSWVKEFYENFNNINEHSVETTVEGVMIHLTPAIIAKILNIPLLGDVSSKESYITRNDDNRDEVMRFFTDDPLCQWPKKATTFNANKFVNPIHRLGMNIMIANLFPTANRGEVTLGRMLFLYDMFNNRPIDLPHHLFHVMCSVKKSERIVLPFPSLVTKLLSHKDFNVPEPKYLKVPKRQRPFSRASLDYSISHLRKPAPDLERPASPNPIDHFPENDAMTAPQSPPTEPFQSLRAFKDEITRYMHAFFDEIRQDMERRMRDFISLQ from the exons ATGGAGCGGGTGGTGAAATTCTCCTCAATTGATAATAACTCTTTGAAGTTGTTTGATAGAGAGGGTTGGGGAATCATGTATAATGATTTCCCTACCCCTAAGATGAGTTGGGTCAAGGAATTTTATGAAAACTTCAACAATATAAATGAACATTCAGTCGAGACCACTGTGGAAGGTGTCATGATTCATCTTACTCCTGCTATCATTGCTAAGATCCTTAATATTCCACTTCTTGGTGATGTCTCTAGTAAAGAGTCATACATAACTAGAAATGATGATAATCGTGATGAAGTCATGCGATTCTTTACCGATGACCCATTATGTCAATGGCCAAAAAAAGCCACTACTTTTAATGCCAATAAATTTGTGAATCCTATTCATAG GTTAGGTATGAACATCATGATCGCTAACTTGTTCCCTACTGCCAACCGGGGAGAAGTTACCTTAGGTCGGATGCTTTTTCTTTATGATATGTTTAACAACCGACCTATTGATCTTCCACATCACCTCTTTCATGTGATGTGTTCTGTTAAAAAGAGTGAACGTATTGTTCTCCCTTTTCCATCCTTGGTTACCAAGCTGTTGTCGCATAAGGATTTTAATGTTCCTGAGCCTAAATATCTCAAG GTCCCTAAACGTCAAAGACCCTTCAGTAGAGCTTCTTTGGATTATAGTATAAGCCATCTTCGTAAGCCTGCTCCTGATCTAGAGCGTCCTGCATCTCCCAATCCCATTGATCATTTTCCTGAGAATGATGCTATGACTGCTCCTCAGTCACCTCCTACAGAACCCTTTCAGTCCTTGCGTGCTTTTAAAGATGAGATAACAAGATACATGCATGCTTTTTTTGATGAGATACGTCAGGATATGGAGAGACGCATGCGTGATTTTATCTCACTCCAATAA
- the LOC126695574 gene encoding squamosa promoter-binding protein 1-like, whose protein sequence is MSLGKADGNYQRMEKQQKAVKKEAMRESSDEEFESLEEEEKRQKGVVGSVGFGNNGKKGGSTAGNGMRCCQAEKCTADLSDAKPYHRRHKVCEQHAKAQVVLVGGIRQRFCQQCSRFHELSEFDETKRSCRRRLAGHNERRRKNSAESHAEGSSRKGIGGNHQLKDLVCGQVDDRGRIKITIHENSTYKHFQIR, encoded by the exons ATGAGTCTTGGTAAGGCTGATGGGAATTACCAGAGGATGGAGAAGCAACAGAAGGCGGTGAAGAAGGAGGCGATGAGGGAGTCTTCTGATGAGGAATTTGAGAgtttggaggaggaggagaagaggCAAAAAGGGGTGGTGGGTAGTGTTGGTTTTGGAAATAATGGAAAGAAAGGTGGGAGTACTGCAGGTAATGGGATGAGGTGTTGTCAAGCTGAGAAGTGCACAGCTGATTTGAGTGATGCTAAGCCATACCATAGGAGGCACAAGGTGTGTGAGCAGCATGCTAAGGCCCAGGTTGTGCTTGTGGGTGGGATTAGGCAAAGGTTTTGTCAACAATGCAGCAG ATTTCATGAGCTGTCAGAATTTGATGAAACAAAGAGGAGTTGCCGCAGGCGTCTGGCCGGACATAATGAGCGACGAAGGAAGAACTCTGCTGAGTCTCATGCAGAAGGGTCAAGCCGCAAGGGAATAGGTGGCAATCATCAGTTGAAGGATCTTGTTTGTGGACAGGTTGATGATAGGGGAAGAATTAAGATAACCATCCATGAAAATTCCACTTACAAGCATTTCCAGATCAGATAA